The Mercenaria mercenaria strain notata chromosome 6, MADL_Memer_1, whole genome shotgun sequence genome contains the following window.
aaaaacctttaaaacggccaaatagcctgatattttcactcagaacctatatttttgttcaaactgcttgccgtgccagtttaaagcaagaaatggttatactactgtatttcttccccccttttaagtgttgttattaggatactgcttgtgtatctttcatctgagtttttcagaatgctgttgtgttctccagacacatacatgtaataaatacatACATGTGATACATCCGGATTGTCCAGGATTTccggaaattacatactcgtccAGTGTCCGGACAGTCTTGAATTgtccagaaaaataaaaatacaggaacaataaaaataatcccccaaAAAACCTTGTTTTTTTGTCTATGACTTGTTGAATTTTAGACAATAAACAGTCTCCGGTGTCACATGTTTCTTCCTAATcaatttcatgccctcgagcggacACTGTTGATTAAGTCCGCTTTGATCACGCGACGATCTTTGATGACACTGATTTGTACAGTCAGTTATTATGAGACCCTGATTAAGAAcatgacaggattatgcaatcaataactgttttatggtattaaattaggaacaatagtcgtaaatctgttgttttagcacattggcggtaaagctacatgtagccttatGGAAGAGATTAtgaaacggtcaattaaacgataattatttaaaaggttgtaataatTTAAGATCAAGAGCGATTGTCACGCattctaaattaaaatatgaatgcctttgccgacggACCATGGAAATTGACCCGACTCCAAATATCTGTATTGGCGatttatttacaagatatattattcctttaaggattcaatttaatttttagctcatctgattttttgaaaaaaaatgatgagttattgtcatcacttgagcggttgtcggcgtcggcgtctgcgtcgggtTGCTGGtaagttttatgttaggtcagctttctcctaaactatcaaagctattgctttgaaacttggaatacttgttcacatcataagtgaccctgtatagcaaaaacataactccatcttgcattttgcaaattatgcccttttgtacttagaaaatatcagattttggttaagtttatgtttaggtcaactttttcctaaactatcaaagctatgctttgaaacttggaatacttgttcaccatcataagcagaccctgtacatcaagaaacataactccatcttgctttttgcaagaattattgccctttggacttagaaaatcagttttcttggttaaattttatgtttaggtcaacttttatcctaaatatcaaagctattggtttAAACTGCAACAGTTTTTTcaaccatcataagtggacctgtacagcaagaaacatactccatcctgctttctgcaagaatgatggccccttttgacttagaaaatatcagatttctggttaagttttatgtttaggtcaactttttctcttaaaccatcaaaactattgctttaaaacttgcaaactgttgttcaccatcataagctgacctgtaaagaaagcaacataactccatcctgcttttgcaatattattgcccctttggactagaaaaatcattttcttggttgaatatatgtttaagtcaacttttctcataaactatcaaagctattgctttaaaacttgcaacagtttttcaccatcataagtggacacagTACATCAAGAAactaactctatcctgctttttgcaagaatgatggcccttttagacttagaaaatcatgggtaggacaatatttctttatacaaaaaagatcagatgagcgtcagcacccgcaaggcggtgctcttgttaaataaatgtttaagcCTTAGAATgatcccaaattagctagaatctaaatcacgatgaccagttTGATTCTTCATATTACAtgtagtaagtctcctaattctgttcacctcgggaacgcaataaattcacgtgccgaactatagatgtgtaTTACCCGTACaatgtatttacctcccttggAAAGCTAGActacatttgcagcaaattaaaCAGTAAgtgagtgaacaatgtttatctcgcaaaactacatgtaatatacgatatttttgcatgaaacagacgaataccaatgtcacgATGTATGTCCAGACAAAAGGTAAAattcccggaaattttaactcagaatccggaaatgttctgaaaaattatggcagtATGAGTAAAAACCTATATATATATGTGTTCAACGAGAAAttcgacaaaaatagcctttattactctttatttttaatattttacactaaaaggcctttatttccatagatagagcctttataaaaaccttatTTTGTTCAGGCTGCTAGGAGCCTGCATAATATCTATATTAAAATTTGGAGGGGCATTCTCCCAAGTTCTCCATATATAATGCCATTCTGTATGTTTTTCTTTACTGCTAATAAACGTTTACAAAATTGCACAACCCGCTAACttggctcaatagggagagctccaatctacggatcgcgagttcgatcctcgggcgtgccgtatgttctccgtgacgatttggaaaaagacattgtgtctgaaaacagtcgtcctccacctctgattcatgtggggaagttggtagttacttgcggagaacatgtttatactgacacagaatacaggaacactggttaggttaactgctcgacgttacataactgaaatactgttgagaaacggcgttaaggtggaatgcgcctaatttgaagttgttgggttccgtttcgaaattttgtttaatataaaattcagcatattcctcatagaatgcgtattttacttttttgatatttctgtaacttttttctctacaaacgtTCAAACACGactattgacgtccatttttgatgaaccgttatttcacgtccgtcagactgttttcttaaaacgttctgttcagtcaacaagtatcgatttgcttgtttctcatcatattttcatttaaaaatgtctttgaaatggtgtataatttgtggagatcattttaacgttgaagtcgatatttaagttaaagtgacgtcagagcgacaaattaggcgcattccaccttaaaccaaaaacaaacacaaaattgcatatgaaaTCTTTCAAGTGCGTTATCGTTATAAAAACCCTACACTTCACATCCATAATTAAGTATAGGTAAAACTAATTTATCAAACATATCTAACTTATGTTTAACAGTTATGGAGGTAAACTtacgtaaatatttttctaatttaaagaTAGCTTTTAGAGACTGACCAGCTATTGTTTTCTGGGCTTCAGAAAATGATCCACCCGGAGTAAATACAATTCCAAGATATATAAACTTATTAACTATTTCAAGAACTGGATTTCCATATCTTAATTGTAAACCATCTGGTCTTcttccaccttttctaaaaatcattacttttgtttttgcaGAATTGACTGACAATTTCCATGTTTGACAATAATCATTTAACAGATTTAAGTTAAACTGTAACTCTTCACTATTGTTTGCAAAAATTACAATACTATCAGCATAAagaatcaaaacattttaaacatataagtATCTATACCATCCACCCCGCTTACAATATACATATcttcaatatcattaacaaacaTAGAGAAATGGACAGGCGGCAATGGTCTAACGCCAAGGTGACATTCAAAATTATCACTTAACTGATCCATGTACTCAGTTCTTGATTAAACATTGGTATACATTGACTTAATAACATCTAGTATTTTCCCCTTAGTCctaattttataagtttaaacCGCAGATTTTCATGAGTAATATAATCAAATGCcttactgaaataaacaaaagcaCAATGAAATTGCTTACTTTTATTATCTAAATGACTCACTACTTAGATCTAAAACCTGATTGCGCTTCTACACGAAGTCTGTTATTTAATAATCTTGTAATTAATTTTAAGTATACTAAGTAAAGTGATACCTCtgaataattattatgaatttcATTTATACATGCTTCTGGGAAATAACCACATTCGAAAGTTTTGTCGAATAGGATCAACAAATAGTTTGATAATACAGTCTTACCATGTATGAAGAGTTCATTTAAGTATAAATCTGGGTCACAAGATTTGTTTGCGTTCAATTGTTTAATAGAGTATAATAGCTCATCTGATGTGAAAGGCGTATTTAACTcttcaaatataatattaaattcgTTATTTTCATAccgttcaacaacaacaacaacaaaaaaagaacaaaaacaaaacaaacatctggactgaaaaaaaaaaaacaactttcatttGGATTGTTTACACTTccgaaataattttcaaacatgcgaagtgatttattatttttcttaatacCACAAGAACTTTTTAACAATTTCCagtaaagttttgattttttttctctctagtTGAATGGGTTTCACTTCTATCATATTCATATCCAGCTTTACGTAAGGTATTTTTATATTCTGTACGCATATTTACCATATTCTATTTTGTTCTGATTTATCTTGTCTATAAAAATTTAAAGTAGCATAAAATAGCCTACACATTTCCTCAGAATCAGCATTATACCGTTTGTTAACATTAGAATTATCAACACTGGTGTAATTACTACTACCAAGATATGTTTAAATAAAGGGGACACTACTTCATCTAATATATCGGACAGTTCAGCAATACAATTGTCAATATCAGTTTTACATGTCGGGTCAGTAACACTATtactaaatatgtttaaattgcacaagttttcattttcagtcaATCGATTCTATaaatcatgtattttatctcTGTTCCAAACATATTTCGTATTTGTAAGGTACATTTTCATAGATATTATCTGTTTCTACAATAGGcctataaaatatgaaattaaaatcaatAACACAATGATCTGATAAAATATTAGGATCATGCACTTTtgaataaatacataataattatcaaacataattTAGGTTCCATAGAGCAATACTGCTGACCCCATTCggtgaaattataaaaaaaatcaaaagtttactTTCGAAAAAAGGTAAAAGCCATTCAAGTCTTTGTCAGATATAGCCTTTTTCTACTCGGTCAAGTAAAATGTTACTCTTAACAAAAAAGTCAACAATATCTAGTGTGTGataacatgtatttatatacCATCTAGCATTTATAATACTTTTCTTCCTAAAATCCTAAATTACATGTAGTTACATATAATCGACATTTAAAACTACTCGCCCACAGTTCGGGTGAAAGTTTTTCCAATATGTTCTTTTCCACGAAGTTTtccatagaatgtatatatgacactgaaaaatgataaagtgggtgaaagtgaaaaaaatgattttggtaaaaatgcaagaagaatgtcaATTTTCTGCATTACTTTAAAAGCGTTGCAACaatttactaccttctgcacagtatattttggttatttataagaatatcttacaGATATCTTATGTCAGGGCACTCACTTTTAATGGACATTGGAGAGAAATTAGTTTTTTCGTCTGAAATGTGTGGGTCAGTCACTTTAATACCACATAAATACAAAACTTAACTGATTACGACCGTTCTCGGTCACTGAATAAAATCGAGAttatttgttgtatataaaaaaggATGGCGAgagtattatttttgttgttgttaaaaatCAGAAATGCTACAATTATTATTGTTAAGGTTACTGTACCACATAAACTTTTCATGCGAAACAAAACGTTCAGTAATTTACAACAGACGTTGAAAACAATACAAGAAAACTTACAAACCAATAAAATGCAAATTGAATTTAAAGACATTCAGATAAGAAGTAATTaatcacaaaacaaaacaaattatgcTTTAAgccaaatatgaaataaaatttgcaaattatTACACAAAATGGATTTTAATAAAAGCGGTCACTGGGGCATATTGCAATTTGCAATATATGGCAGATTAGAAATAACCAACATTTAATGTATGATAACATGCATAATAGTCACAGTTAAATGCAGAATTTTGATTTGTATGAACTTTGCATATTATATTGATAATCATTACAATTGATATGTTGTATATCTCGTTATACTATTATGCATATCATTTAATTTGGTCGATTGTTTTCACTTCAGTTGAATCGTGTTTTTGTATCTCTTTAAATCAAACAGAGAAAAAACTCACAACCAGTAATCGGCAGACATAAAGAGATTTTATGAAAAGCGGTCAGTGTATAGGAATTCCTTATCTTAACTTGGAGAGCTTTCCATTGTCTGGGAGCACTTATCAATAAAGGCCCGAATGTTATATAGCTTGGCATTACTAATAACGTAATGCTTTTTTTATATCTCAACCAGTCAGTTAACTTGTATGAGTTTTGTTCTGTAGTCTGTACCGTTCGGAAAACACTAATTTTAAGGACTTTTTCATAGTCAATTTTTTGTGGTCACTAATCACTTTTTGATCAAACATAGAATACAGTCAATGGTAATATTTAGTATTAATTCGAAATCCATTATGTATATCAGTATAAATTCCAttatcatgtatatatatttcagtataaaatattatttattcaggaaaaataaaatatgttcacaTTTTGCAACGGAATGATTTCAGGGATTCGATTTATCTTGCTGCTTATATACGTGACAATATTATTTTACCCTTAGTCTAATGAATCGATGTACGCCGTCTTGATAAATACTTAGTATATAaatatgtactggtacagaagtACAGTATCGCATCAATATGATTTCTGAAATAATTCGATCACACTAAGGTGATTACTGATTCCTCATGGTTCCGTTAGGTAACTCAAGGAATTAAATTCAAATGGTCTTTTGtacaattttaaacaatttgtttaATCGGTTTCGAGATCACTGAATGGCGGTTGTATTGATTTGTAATGTATTGATGGACCTATTGAAATACTAGTTTGTATTCCTAAAAGCTCGTTTGTTATGTCATCATCTATTTTCTTCTGAATATCTTTGTAAGCCGGTGCATTTTTAAGGACTGCCATGTAATGATGAAAATTACTATCTGCTGAAGCTTTAATACATTCTCGTTCAAAATTATCTGATGTAGGTAGTCTATTTCGTAAAAATTGAAGCTGGTTACCAATGAAGTTAAGATGCTTTTGAGCAACCTGAACCCGGCAATGTAACAGAACAAGACGTAAGTTCCTAAAAGTCAGCAGAATGATATTCTTTGCTGATGCAAGGAAATGTGTTAATTCCAACCTTATGTTGGAGTCATTGTCTTTGCAAGTATATCCATCTTCACATCCTTGACACCTATTTATGGTTCTATCTAAATGCCTTGTAATTAAAGGCCAGTATTTATAATATTCTATAGATGAagtattttcaagaaagatataAGAATTTTTTAACCTCCTCAGCGTTTCACACAGTGCCCGAAATACGGCGAATATAGATTTGCCCTGATGACATGTATAATGATGTCTAGTGCTGCTTTGTAACGAATGTGTTATTTTAACAATAGTGTTGATTATTGGAATAGAGTATAAAAGATGCGTTTTAtgaattttacaataaaacaaactGTTTCTTTCTAATCCTATgtaaaatatcagattttcatAACAGTTCACTACATGTCTTAATCTTACGTATTTGAATATGTTCATTCCTGGTATAAGCGAATTGGGGCGTTTACATATATTTGGCATCCCTTCATTTGGAAATTTAGCAAGAAAACTGATTAATAAATGCAGCTCTGCATGTCGTTCTGGGATCTTTAATTTTAGACTCCCAccatatgaggatataaatttgttattttcaaatattttggcGAAATAAAACGGCGTGAAACCGTCCTTGTTTACACAATTTAAAACATGCTTCCCATATAAATTTACCATGGTTTCAGTTGTTTTACCGAGATTGTATGCAGCCGACATGTGTATCCCCGATATCGATTTACAATATCGACAACACacttgaaatatttcaatggAATGTTTATTTCTTCTGAGAAATTCTGATAAAAAGTTGTCAATAACTTCAGCATCTTCAGGCCCCTTTTCCCACTGTAACAAATATTCCCCATTTAAAACTGGCTTTGAAAAGGCCATAAATACTATATCATTTAAACCGATGTAATCATTTAGAACTTCCATATTATAGAATAGAAGTTTTTCAGCAGACCGGATATTTCCTGCGAGCAGTGCTTTATGAATTATGTTCAGTCCATTTGAATCGGAACAGTTTAAGAAAGCTGAATTGTATGCAACAGAAATGTAAAGCTGGTATACCAACATGTCAAGTAAACCGATGCCACCTCTTTTTGCCACGTGATGCATCGGTGATATTGATGTCCCGCACATGTAAAAAGCATGTGGCCTGTATAACACAATTGTTTTCAGTGTATGCTTTCGTGGTATTTGTTTGATagtcaaaactttaactaaatgACGCGCCAAATGAGCATCACTTAACGTTCTATCGTAAATCATGACAGCTTTTGTCAAGTGAAGGCTTTTATCAATTATTTCACTTAAATGTGGCtcaatgtataaaataaattccGTGGAATTTAAATTTTGGATTACATATAAAAGAGACAATTCCCAAGGTGTCATCAATCTCTTGCATTCGTGGTTCTTGAGGCATTTGgcatatatttgatatattcgtTCAGAAGGCACTGTAAATGTAGAGTCGCTATAATAGCCGTTTTCGTTGTCTTTTTCAACTCTCTGGTTAAGAAGGATTGCGAAAGAAAATGGGTATATGctatttttatccttttttgaGAGCAGCTGATGAAAAAGTGTTATATGTTTTGTATATAGGTAGTGAACAATTCTGTAGTGTCCGAAACGTAATGCATAATGAAGAATATTTCTTCCAAAAGTATCAACGTGATTGATATCATGGTTATAATATTCTACAAGCTTTTGAAACATGTAAAGAGTAATTAAATGCAACGTTTCTTCAGTCTCCATATTTTCCGCTTCTTTAAAATGTACGCGTAGAACTAAGTAATGTAACATTCCTAGTTCGTATTCATCCTTTAAATCTGGAACATTGCTAAAATATCCGTCggttaaatatttaaaactgaaataagaCGACGTAAGAGATACAAGATGGAAAATTGTTGAACCATTATTCGTCTTTAGCTTTGAGATATCATGATTTAAACGTTCCTTGCTGAATGAAAGATATAGCATGTTGTCGTTGCTTGCAGCATAATGTTCTGGGTGATTTCCTCTTACATCGGTAGCTGTCCAGTTTACAAACAATCTGTTGTCCAATGTAAATTTCAGGAGCTCATTTTGACTGTGAATTGCTACTAAATGTGCAAATGAAGCTCCTAGAGGACACCCACTGGCATAAGTATATTCATTAGAAGAAAGAACCACTTTAGATCTTTTCGAAAGACTTATTGCAGGTTTACACGTATCTTTAACAAGGTGTCCAGATAACCATGGCAATAGACTAGTTTGGCCGAAGAAAACAGACGACAAAGATGCAGTATACCCAAATGAATCGACGCAGTACAACGTATCGGGGAACGTTTTAATCAGTAATTTTGCAACATCCAGGGAACTCATTTTTATTGCGGCAAAAAGAGGATTTTCTTGCATGATAACCCACCACACATCCAACGGATATACTTCCACATCCACATTATGACAATAGCGGTGTAGTTTAAACACGTAGTCATCTACAGAAGTCATATTTTTATCTGAAATACTAGCAACCTCTCTG
Protein-coding sequences here:
- the LOC128557751 gene encoding uncharacterized protein LOC128557751; protein product: MDFKKLLRDEDHQNYCCIYRGLAYVGQNLEPYTKNGITRIHQKIYRKLASHGDCTTQCSKSFGADFSRWCDTCTSWRKNLLAELRSSKRKSDIKWDDVKSWEWPKSYESIADLFLPWSMPSVQFQDIASQCHIWVSCSEFDIQNHVTKRLKKFRNTYFGHNPSLRATELEKSNVFDMLRDLIKDPDVKQDLNVNKCLNELQQLENMDDLSATVSEIHQSLTENSTKIEIIDRELKKIEYSQQLAQDDLFQTQLELRNEVNHCHQLLIKSCENARRKKQENSRNVTGIIVIPFILAIFSILIYKLFKGENRGYFKVEESLSGCLSETYSYPFMQDLPLVGYLSEHKKLTGRQWLIEDLESTLVLPGNTENGIVLVAEMGFGKSAIISHLLCCKKGEVGHKVRNHIVAFHVCKYDVEATQNVERFIRRLTALLASHSEEYGNIISMLPSSSIIYDRKACEEEMIACFDQGITFPLKKLSTDNIFPWIILLDGLDECFYSPLRRNFILELLTKRMKHMPYWIKFIITSRNMTSLSSLKKLKMIYLQSNDPRNVKDIHEYMKDTLAEHTHLSETLDLYLHNNLNFLYITHALQYIRAKDNDDAITSLPLTLGDILEDNFDRYFSVYEDFIDSKVILEIICASFRPLDTNELLDVIRANNKFDADTFRYAIDKLPFILRFEKHVTLPHQAVYYWLIDHNNTKYRISIESGHSYIARYMFSKFSQDQNYSEDIIDFIIHISESGDIRLRKEFANFVFSHTAGVKMKFLLHRLIWKTSSVEALALLLNHISDIEELNEGGVNAAFVAAARGNLDQLKMLHNKGANINFILSGHFVISNCNVSYKINFIKQKLYLGYGLIHIAAQHGHENIVNYLIEQNVTTIHLKNVLGLRASDIACENGHINVILKIKKWSPSILDNKCLYYASKWNHIAIVQLLIENGVRLECISDEQVNESLREVASISDKNMTSVDDYVFKLHRYCHNVDVEVYPLDVWWVIMQENPLFAAIKMSSLDVAKLLIKTFPDTLYCVDSFGYTASLSSVFFGQTSLLPWLSGHLVKDTCKPAISLSKRSKVVLSSNEYTYASGCPLGASFAHLVAIHSQNELLKFTLDNRLFVNWTATDVRGNHPEHYAASNDNMLYLSFSKERLNHDISKLKTNNGSTIFHLVSLTSSYFSFKYLTDGYFSNVPDLKDEYELGMLHYLVLRVHFKEAENMETEETLHLITLYMFQKLVEYYNHDINHVDTFGRNILHYALRFGHYRIVHYLYTKHITLFHQLLSKKDKNSIYPFSFAILLNQRVEKDNENGYYSDSTFTVPSERIYQIYAKCLKNHECKRLMTPWELSLLYVIQNLNSTEFILYIEPHLSEIIDKSLHLTKAVMIYDRTLSDAHLARHLVKVLTIKQIPRKHTLKTIVLYRPHAFYMCGTSISPMHHVAKRGGIGLLDMLVYQLYISVAYNSAFLNCSDSNGLNIIHKALLAGNIRSAEKLLFYNMEVLNDYIGLNDIVFMAFSKPVLNGEYLLQWEKGPEDAEVIDNFLSEFLRRNKHSIEIFQVCCRYCKSISGIHMSAAYNLGKTTETMVNLYGKHVLNCVNKDGFTPFYFAKIFENNKFISSYGGSLKLKIPERHAELHLLISFLAKFPNEGMPNICKRPNSLIPGMNIFKYVRLRHVVNCYENLIFYIGLERNSLFYCKIHKTHLLYSIPIINTIVKITHSLQSSTRHHYTCHQGKSIFAVFRALCETLRRLKNSYIFLENTSSIEYYKYWPLITRHLDRTINRCQGCEDGYTCKDNDSNIRLELTHFLASAKNIILLTFRNLRLVLLHCRVQVAQKHLNFIGNQLQFLRNRLPTSDNFERECIKASADSNFHHYMAVLKNAPAYKDIQKKIDDDITNELLGIQTSISIGPSIHYKSIQPPFSDLETD